A region of the Silene latifolia isolate original U9 population chromosome 9, ASM4854445v1, whole genome shotgun sequence genome:
TTGATTAGTCTGTTAAATAATTTTGTTTAATCTTTCGTAGGGGTTGTGCGCTTTTGCTCTATCAGCATCATTTCCTGCATATCAACCTGCAGACAGTATATCAACCTTTCCACAATATGCCCTATTCTTTGTTGGACTTTACTTGATCGCAGTAGGAACAGGGGCAATCAAGCCTTGTGTTCCATCTTTTGGAGCTGATCAATTTGACGATACAGACACTAATGAACGGATAAAAAAAGGATCTTTTTTCAACTGGTATTTCTTCTCGATCAGCCTTGGTTCCATTATATCAAGCAGTCTTCTTGTTTGGATACAAGAAAATGTTGGGTGGGCGATTGGCTATGGGATTCCTGTGTTGTGTATGGGAGTCGCTCTTGCGAGTTTCTTCTCAGAAACTCGTTTCTATAGGTTTCAAAGACCAGGAGGAAGCCCTTTAACCGGAATTTGCCAGGTTATAGTTGCATCAATCAGGAAGTGCAAATTGAACATTCGACAGCCTTCTATACGAAACATCAGACGTAGGAAGTCGTAAGCTGGAGCACACTGAAGGCCTTGAGTAACTCTCTGACCCATCTTCAGGCTTAATTTCCATGACAGTTGGACTAGTTTATATCCATTTATTTCAGGAAAACTTCGTATTTTTCTAGAAAACTTCAGATTTTAACTAAAAAATCTTAAGAAAAGTTCAGATAATTGCAAAAAAGGttagaagaatttttttttttttttttgataaatcaAGGTTCAACAGAACCAAGGTAAAGAAGTTGCATGTTTAAGACGATTAAGACGATGGAAAGGATAAACCGAGTAAAAAAGCCATCAGAATTTTGAAGGCATTTGTAAGAAgtgaaatcaaaatcaaataagGTCGGAGTAAAAATGGCATTGCTCGGAGAAGTTGAAATCAAAATCTTCTTGTGATGCTTATTTGCCGTCCCTTGGCGTTTTGTCTAAACAAAAATATTTATCGAAAAAAGAGAATAAACCATTGTTATCATTTGCAGGTTCTTGGATAAAGCTGCAGTTATGACAACCATGGAAATAGAAACAGGGGACTTCTCCAACGCTTGGAGATTGTGCACCATAACACAAGTCGAAGAACTAAAGATATTGATCCGACTATTTCCTATATGGGTGACAGGGATAGTCGATTTTGCAGCACATGCTCAAAGATCGACAACATTCATCGAGCAAGGAACAGTCATGGACAGAAAAATCGGATCCTTCACCATCCCAGCGGCTTCCTTAGCAACTTGTGCAGTATTCAGCTCATTTATTTGGGTGCCGATCTACGAAAAGACCATCATGCCCTTAGCGAGGAGGTTAACAGGCAAAGATAGAGGCTTCTCGGAGCTGCAAAGATTGGGCCTCGGCCTATGCCTAACCGTCATAGCCATGGGTTCTGCTACCTTGGTGGAGACAAGACGGTTGCAGCTAGCCAAAGAACCAGGTCAGAACCCACCTAGCATTCTGTGGCAAGTTCCACAATATGTCATTTTGGGGATTTCAGATGCACTTACATACGTTGGGCGGCTAGAGTTTCTATATGATCAGTCTCCTGACAGCATGAAAAGTATGTGTACTGCATTTGCGCTTCTGATCCTCGCATTGGGGTTTTATTTGAGCTCTTTTGTGCTGTTTATTGTGACCAGCATTACTACTGCTGGGGGAAAACCAGGGTGGATACCAGATGACCTGAACATAGGCCATTTGGATAATTATTTCGGGTTTTGGGCCATGTTTAGTTTTCTAAACCTGTTGGTGTATGTCTTATGTGCCATGAGGTATAAACACAAGGTGTTTAAGATTCTGGTGtaagcaaaaaaaaataaaaataaaaaaaatcagtcAATATTTTGTTCTTCATTACAAGATGTATATCCTTTGGTAAAAATCGACAATTTTTTGTTCTTGTATATTCAACAAGTGATTTATCATCCCGCACGCAATTCTGCTGAAAAATACTTTTATGTTGCAAAGATGGAGTTCTTCTGTGATGAGTCACCTGATGCAATGCGCAGTTTTTGCACTGAACTGTCACTGTTAGTTTCTCAGATGCCTCTTCTATGCAGTCAAGTGCCATTATCTTCTTAGCCAAGTGTTGGTTTTGGACAGAAATTTTTTATAAATCAAGTCATCTCGAGACTTGATTCACCGGGTGATATTACACTTGCACTCCGCTTACACGGCCACAATTTCCATCGGCTCATCTGCCCACAGTAATCCAAGTTTGAGTCTGTTCAAAATAGTCCGATTCCCCTTTGTTCATTATTATTACAAAAATTTACACGTTTTTATTGTTTCCGACTAAGTTGTCTAAGTCCATTTCCTTGATTCTGATATTCCCTTTTGTCAGCAATTAACACTTCATGTAATTATAAACAATCCCATGATGCTGTAACCACAACCACTCCTTGTGCAAATGCAAATTAAAAATGGAAAAAGGTTGGACTTTTGTTCTCTTACACTTTTGGGAATAATCTTTTTGACAGCAAcgttttaatttattaataatGTAATTGGAAGATTTGTTTATTTATTCACTGTCAAGTGTGTCAACTAGATATTCAATTAACAATAATTAGTGTAAGGACTTGGCATTGGTGTATTGACTACTGAAGGATATCAGAAGGCATCAGAAATGAGTACTTCTGATGATCACTTGTTCAATTTGCATGATGAACTTCTGCAGGTATGTCATATGTATCCTTTCGGTTTTATGCTCATGCATTTTTTAGTCGTATTTAAGATacttccgtctcaatcatttgtttaccttttttattctttatgAGGGGTATTTTAATCGAAGGTAAACAAGTGACTGAGAGATGAGCGGAGTAGTTGACAATGATTTCATACGTTTCGCTTGGAACCAATTCTGTTAACAATTAACTGTAATTTGATCATGTATCAATTCATTGCTTTTTATGTATATCTATACTTCCTGTAAAAATACCCCAGAGTATTAAATCAAGGACGCGAGGCCCGCAACACCTAAACATGCCCGCGTTTTGATGTATTTTGTGGCGATACTGGCCACTATTCACGATATTTGGCCACAACATTCAACAATGACTAAAACTGAGATTTAATACTATGGTAAATGTCTGTATTACTCTTGATGTCATACTAATACAAATATGTTGTTTCATGATTTAAGATTAAGGACAGTGAATTATATACTGGAGATGGGTCTGTTGATGTCAATGGGAAGCCTGTCCTGAAAAGCAAAACAGGAAATTGGAAAGCATGCCTGTTCGTACTCGGTAATATCATCTCTTAAATGTATTCAGTAATTCCATAGATCAGAAACACATTATTTAGTATACTTTATGTGCAGGTACTGAATGTTGTGAACGTCTTGCATTCAGTGGTATAGATGCAAACCTAGTAACATATCTTACTCAGCAAATGCGCCAGGGAAATGCATCTGCTGCGAGAATTGCTAGCACTTGGTCTGGAACATGTTACGTTTCACCTCTTATTGGAGCTTTCTTGGCCGATTCTTATTGGGGAAGATATCAGACAATTTTTGTGTTCTCCAGCATTTATATCATTGTAAGTTCTCTCAACCGTGCTGTTTTAAATTGGTTGTTCATCTGCATCCCTCTTTTAGACTTAACATAAATGGATTTTACCTAAAGATTATTTACCTTCTGAGTTTCTGGCATTTTTGTTAGAGCTGACAAAATCAACAACACTGTTAACGACCTGAACCGGAGAGTGTTGACCCTTCAAAACGTGACCCGATGTGACCATCCTGAAATTAATTTCACTTGTAAGAGATACAAGTGTATATAACTACCATTATACGACTTTTCAGTATGAGCTAGTCTTATCTCGGACATGACtaacccgattgccacctctatatTAAGCCTTGTTGCTTCATAGCTTTTATAAGGTGAATCTTGCTGAAACAATTCTTAAAATTGTTGAAGCAGTTGATTTAATGTGTTTTTCTGGAGTTATTTGATTAATATGTTAGATGTCAATAACATTTAGTGTTTCGCAGGGGTTGTGCGCTTTTGCTCTATCAGCAACATTTCCTGCATTTCAACCTGCTGACAGTGTATCAATATTTCCACAATACGCTCTATTCTTTGTTGGACTTTACTTAATCGCAGTTGGAACAGGGGGAATCAAGCCTTGTGTTCCATCGTTTGGAGCTGATCAATTTGACGATACTGACACTAATGAACGGATAAAAAAGGGATCATTTTTCAACTGGTTTTACTTCTCGATCAGCCTTGGTTCCCTTATATCAAACAGTCTTCTTGTTTGGATACAAGAAAATGTAGGATGGAGCATTGGCTACGGGATTCCTGCAGTCTGTATGGGAGTCGCTCTCATGAGTTTCTTTTCTGGAACTCGTTACTATAGATATCAAAGGCCTGGAGGAAGCCCTTTAACCAGAATTTGCCAGGTTATAGTTGCATCATTTAGGAAGTGCAAACTGGACAGTCCACAGGATACCAGCCTTCTACACGAAACTTCAGACGTAGGAAATCGTAAGCTGGAGCACACTGAAGGCCTTGAGTAAGTCTCTAACCTCATCTCTTCAGGCTTAACTTCCAGGACATTTTGACTGGTTTATATCTATTTACTTTAAGAAAAGTTTTTTTTCCCAAAGAAATCAGATTTTCTTCCGAGAAAATAACTATTTATCGAAAAAGAGATTCAACCATAGCTATCACATTGCAGGTTCTTGGATAAAGCTGCAGTTATGACAAACACTGAAATGAAAACCGAGGACATCTCCGCCCCTTGGAAATTATGTACGATAACACAGGTCGAAGAACTAAAGATCTTGATCCGATTATTTCCTATATGGGTGACAGGAATAGTCGATTTTGCAGCACATGCTCAAAGATCTACAACATTCATTGAGCAAGGAACAGTCATGGACAGGAAAATCGGATCCTTCACCATCCCGGCAGCTTCCTTAGCAACCTGTGCAGTGTTCAGCTCTTTTGTTTGGGTACCGATCTATGAAAAGACAATTGTGCCCTTAGCTAGGAAGCTGACAAGAAAAGAAAGGGGTTTCTCCGACCTGCAGAGGATGGGCATCGGCCTATTCCTAACCGTCATAGCCATGGTTTTTGCTACCTTGGTGGAGACAAGACGATTGCAGGTAGCCAAAGAACCAGGTAGGGTCCCTCTTAGTATTCTGTGGCAAGTTCCACAGTATGTAATTTTGGGGATTTCAGATGTATTTACGTATGTCGGGCGGCTGCAGTTTCTATATGATCAGTCACCTGACAGCATGAGAAGTTTGTGTACTGCATTCGGGCTTCTGATCATTGCATTCGGGTGTTATTTGAGCTCTTTTGTGCTGTTTATAGTGACCAGCATTACTACAGCTAAGGGAAAACCCGGGTGGGTACCAAATGACCTAAATAAGGGTAAATTGGATAATTATTTCGGATTTTGGGCCGGGTTCTGTTTATTAAACCTGTTGGTGTATGTTTTATGTGCCATGAGGTATAAACACAAGGTGTTGAAGATTATGAGATGACGAATGAGCGTAAACTCGATCATTATTCTGTTCATGTGTATAAATACCATTAGAAGATGTATTTTCCATGGTAAAATTTTCAATGTAAAATGTAAATTAAGTGTATGAATTATGATGTTAACTAATGAAATTGTGTACCGAAACAAAAGAGCTGAACACTTTAGTTCATTCATAGATCGGGTCAGAACTCGTCTACATGATCTTTCCACTCATTTGTATACATTCGAGTTTTGCAATTTCAATTTCCCATCCTCTTCCACATTATCCCTATTAGTATTCAGTATTCACTGCCTGCCACCATCATCGCGACCTAAAGTAAATCATTAGTTACCAACTGCTACTGGAACTTATGAAGTCCAGGCAAGGGCATTTTCCTTAACAGGACTAAGTAATCCCACCGATTTCAGCTCTAATTATTTGTCCAAGAGCTCTTATTGGCCAGTTAAACCTCCCTTCATACGCTTCCACAATCTGAACGCCGAAGCCCTGGTACGTGGAGTTACGAATCAAGGAACTCCCATGTCAGCTAATTAATTATCTGCACAAAAATTGTCGTTTCACCGACTTCTGGAAGACGGATCCGCCTGAAATATCTTGACAAACATTCAGTATCGATCCCACAAGACCTCAGATAATCGGCACGAACATTGATTAGCTGCATCTCCTTACAAAACTACTTCATCGTAGTGCCTCTACTGGAATGATAGTTCGGCACTACACTTACAAATTTCCGACCATGTCCAAGCTTGGTCACATACTTGTCGATCAAATTCCACAATTGATTCACGAACCCGGCCCGTATATATGATAGTACAAACAAATATGTTCGTCATAAATATTCTGGAGTTATATTAAAATGTTGCATGGAATTCAGATTGCATGTTCTGATTTTTCACTCTCATTTGGCGCGTTGGCAGCATGAAACACCTGAAGGCTGGAAGTAACCAAACAATTGTTAAAACATTTAGAGAAAGGAAATTGTCAGAGAACAAGCTCAATTTTAACATGAAGATCAGCAATCAGCATGTAATGATGTATTACCTGCAGTTTTTCGGCGCCCTCCACGAATACCTTTGTGCTCGTTTCAAACTTGGGGGCAACGACATAAAAAGTTTCCAATCTTGAAGCAAAATCTTTAGGTCAAATACCTTGTTAGCCATTCCAACACAACAATTGGCATGCATAGTACAAACTTGATTCAAATCTTTACTAGGCTCACAAAAGCCACCAAAGTAAGCAGTATCTAGAAATTTCATCTTCAGCCCAATCTCGGCAATATAAGGATTGTGTTTTATGAAATTAAGGACATCTTGGTCATGGTAGCCAGGGAAATATTTTCGTGCGGAGTGCCAGAATTTGTAAAACTCAATGGACCGGTTGTTTGATTTCACATAATTAAAGCCTCCATTTGGCCTATTGTCAACATCAAATGGGTCACCAGAGAAATGGTCGCAAGCAATCTGAAAATCAGCATCCAAATCAAAGTGTGTAAATGGGTCTCTGAACCACATGACATCAGCATCCTGCAAATTAACAGAGGTGTTCTTAAGCATCAGCCTCCCACTCCTACCCCAAAAATGATTCAAAATTTGATGAGAAGAGTGCATTGCACTAGATGGCATAAACAAGAATACAGTGGTCCTTCAATTGTTCTTTATCACAAGGCAATATTTAGTTGTTAAGTGCCAGTTTCTACTTTCTAGACCATTACTGTATTTGAACAATCATGAAGAAGATGCATCAGACATAACAGTGACGACGCACTTAGCGGCACAACTAACCATAGTAGGCAGAGTAATTAGACGCCCATTATttcatgaaaatattttaatgcaTCTCAAAAATTAGCCAGTACTCCCTCCATCTCACTTTAACCTCCTTGCAACTTTTTGCACTAGGAATAAGTAACACCCATCCCTTTCAAAATCACCACAAGGACCCCTAGACAGTACAAACTCGAAAGCAAGTCAGTAACCTCAACCAAATCGCCATTTGCATCCTACATAAACCGTCAAAAATTGACCTGACCGACGAACCAATCCCGACCCAACCCATTTTTTACGGTTATGAACCCGTAAATCTTGGCCCgtgataataaaatattaaagatcatataataATGCTAACAATGTGGTATTCAATGCCTCTGAATAACGAATATGATTAAGATATCAAATTTTTAGAATTTGACACACAAGGAGTAATTATAAATAATATGCTATTAAAAtatcttcatttcaatacttgTTCGATTTAAAACCcataaataattaaaacaaaataataTAAGTATTTAATATGAAATAATTTTGATGGAAGAtaatattttattaaaaattgGAAGGCAGTAATGGGGAAATATAGCAAAGGTGCAAAACACCCCCATAAGTTTGATATTATGTGCAATTAGGCCCTTCAACTTATAAATGTAGAAAATTGACCCCATAAGTTCCTGAACCAcatatcttatttttaagaatgaaatttatttaattaaatttgttACTATTATTTAAAATCAAATTATTGATCAAATATAAATACTAAGATTCCTGACTATTAGAATGCATCCCTAATATTTtttaaatattatttatttattttggtgaTAAAATATACACATAGCTTATGAGACGTTTAAATAAAGTTATAATGAGAAACTACAATACcaaatttttaattaaaataaattaaagcACATTTTTCGTTGAATATGTAGAAATATATATTGTATATGATTTTTAATAGACATAATTAAAATGGCTTTTAGAATGGAGTAGAACATAtcttggcaaaaaaaaaaaaaatgggtagAACATTTACTTTGTGCTCAATTGCACATTTTTGGAAACTTATGGGACTAGTTTGCTACAAGTGAAAGTGTGAAACTTAAGGAGTGGAATAGCACGTGATGAAGTCAAAGGGGAATTTGCTACATGCTCAAAAAAGGGatgataaaaatataaaatatttccAATCCGCATTTTGGTCATGACTCGTCTTGTAACCCATATTCAGACACAACACATGTGACCTGAAATGCTCAACTCGTTTGACAAATCTAACCTTACCCACAACCACCATCGTCGCTCTTACCGTTTTAGCCAACCACACCCTGGCTCCCGCCATTGAATTTCTGTCCACCACCAAAAGTCAGTTTTCCATCAGCAAAAACAGCAGATCATTCAATTGACGCCTACTTCTATCTACGTGAGCACAAATGGAACTTCTCCGACTGTGATGGATGTCCAATAATTATGTCCTTATAAGTAGCTGAACCTGTTAAGTTTCACGCCTCATCTACGTTGGAGGGTCGGCAAGATCAACTTTAGCGAAAAAAAAATTGAGGTGGTGACAGAATGTAGTGACCACTTGGTACTGACGTAAGGAGCTAAGCTGAAGGTATTTTTCAGAGGGTAGGGACAGGAAGCTATCGAGGCTGACGACGATTTCTACAGAGATCGTGGGAAAATGCAAAAATCAGGCTAGTTAACGGTGTTTGTTTGTTAGAGTATGAATTTGTGATGACAAAAGAGTGCGCATAAAAAGATTGAGAAAGACAATTATTCCTACATTTCTTGAAGCTTAAAAACAAACTGCAACCTTAGACTATAACTTGTCATCTTTTTCACTTCTTTTCCAATCCATGGTAGAAAACTCGAATCATTAAATGAAACACTACTTTAAGCGGGCCGTCTTCATGAAATATATTAGCATTCAGACAAAGTCAAATAAATGGAGAAGAGAGGTTTAGCTTACCGTGAAAACAAAATTGTACCCCATTTCAAGTACACTCTGCAAGAATTCAATC
Encoded here:
- the LOC141599254 gene encoding protein NRT1/ PTR FAMILY 8.3-like, encoding MSTSDDHLFNLHDELLQIKDSELYTGDGSVDVNGKPVLKSKTGNWKACLFVLGTECCERLAFSGIDANLVTYLTQQMRQGNASAARIASTWSGTCYVSPLIGAFLADSYWGRYQTIFVFSSIYIIGLCAFALSATFPAFQPADSVSIFPQYALFFVGLYLIAVGTGGIKPCVPSFGADQFDDTDTNERIKKGSFFNWFYFSISLGSLISNSLLVWIQENVGWSIGYGIPAVCMGVALMSFFSGTRYYRYQRPGGSPLTRICQVIVASFRKCKLDSPQDTSLLHETSDVGNRKLEHTEGLEFLDKAAVMTNTEMKTEDISAPWKLCTITQVEELKILIRLFPIWVTGIVDFAAHAQRSTTFIEQGTVMDRKIGSFTIPAASLATCAVFSSFVWVPIYEKTIVPLARKLTRKERGFSDLQRMGIGLFLTVIAMVFATLVETRRLQVAKEPGRVPLSILWQVPQYVILGISDVFTYVGRLQFLYDQSPDSMRSLCTAFGLLIIAFGCYLSSFVLFIVTSITTAKGKPGWVPNDLNKGKLDNYFGFWAGFCLLNLLVYVLCAMRYKHKVLKIMR
- the LOC141599256 gene encoding uncharacterized protein At4g15970-like, whose product is MPLPPYHTHHSSIFRQRRSPIMFRSLFPVTDQSASTLSSENTVFLRRSFAALISVIALFFLYYSAAFLLFPSDTSSTSSHDLRFVFPQNDVVSSQDSEEYSLERVLNRAATKEKTVIVTTLNEAWAAPNSIIDLFLESFRIGDHTRGYLNHLVIVALDDKAFRRCLSIHLHCVALVTEGVDFSKEAYFMQPDYLKMMWRRIEFLQSVLEMGYNFVFTDADVMWFRDPFTHFDLDADFQIACDHFSGDPFDVDNRPNGGFNYVKSNNRSIEFYKFWHSARKYFPGYHDQDVLNFIKHNPYIAEIGLKMKFLDTAYFGGFCEPSKDLNQVCTMHANCCVGMANKVFDLKILLQDWKLFMSLPPSLKRAQRYSWRAPKNCSLQVFHAANAPNESEKSEHAI